The following is a genomic window from Sorex araneus isolate mSorAra2 chromosome 10, mSorAra2.pri, whole genome shotgun sequence.
CTTTTCTGACAGCTAGATTATGCACTTAAAAATTCTGGTTtctttttaacacttttttttaatgtattctgGGTTTGGGGGATTTTGCTAGATATCTGCTTTGCCACATTCTTGAAAGCAAAGATGGTTGTTGTTTTCCTCCcagttttcactttcttttatatttaattaacgCATTTGGAATGATATATATTTCTGCCTAAATATTGACTGATATACATGCCACAATGTTGACACAGAGCTCTTACATTGTTTAGCAGAATTTATACTCAGTTTTCATTGGCTTCAGATTTTTGCTCCTTCTCAAATTGCTATATTTGCAACATATAAACTCTTTTAGCAGCTAGCCCTTCTCCCCACGGAGACTCCATTTTCGAGCTATTTTTCAACTATTACTATGAACGCTGCTATCACATCAAATGCAAAGGAACTGAGAAAGGACATTagcttttaaataatgaaaataaaaagaactcttTAGGAGAATTACAGCAGCACATTCAAAGATGCAACTGTCTATTTTTCGCCTTCATATTCTTAACATTAATATCACTCAAAATTTTCTTATctggatttctttctctttggatcTTCTTGGTGACACGGTCAGTGCTTTAAGGAAGCCAGATGAAGCACAATGTCAAGTCTGGTCTTAAATGCTGATTCTGAGAATAGACTCCAACTTAATTTTTCTCTGAGAAGTGTGTAGAAAGACATTGCAGGGGCGGGAAGCTGCCAGAGTCACTGAAATTGCCCAGGAGAGTAAAAATCATGCTGAAGAGTGAAGCTCCTCCTGAGatgtaatcaaaataattatGGATTTTAGTGATGGTCGACAACATCATTAAAAGCAGTGCAAGAGGGTACTGCATGAGAAACAGACCTTCACAGATTTCTTCATCCGATTTTTCTCTTAGAATATCCATTCCTTCCCCGGCCTGTCTATGGAGTTGTGGGAAATTTTCTCTCCTCCTGGCACGTTAGCTGCTGTAGGAGCCTCCACGAGACCTGCTTCAGCTGACGGTTTCCTAGAATTAAAATAAAGGCGTGCCCGCATGGATAGACAGCCGCAGTGGTCATGCCAAAAATAAAGAGCAGTTTGTTCTGGGGTATAGTCGGACATGATATTTCTATAGCAATGCCTATAAAATACAAGACGAAGAGGATGATGAAAGATAACACAATTTTCATGGCTCTCATATGTGCTGCCGTGCTCGGGTCTCTGGATCCGGTGAAGTTGGCTTGCATCTGCCTTCGGTGCCTCCAGAGGGAGATCATCAACAAGACGCCGGTCATCAGGGTTAGGGTAAAGAAAAGAATGCTTCCCAGGTTGAACAGGACCTGGTGGATCACGAATTCACGGAGCGACTTGGAAAGATACGAggtgatgtttttattttccgTGCTTTTATTATTCAGAATCTTCACAATTTGTGGGAAAATCAGTAACCAGGAAATGAGCAAGAAGCCCATCAAAAGAGGAAGAACCCTATTGATTCTTCCCTTTAACCAGAGGAAAATGTGGTGGGAAAAATGTGCTATCTTTAGGAAATAGAAAATGCCGAGGCTGGTGGCAAATAAGATACTCGATTGATTAAAAATTACCCATAAGTAACTAACACAATCAATTGAACCACTCAAGATATAGATATCTGGAGAGAAGATCTTCATTAACCCATCTGTAATTATTAACCATGTCAGACAAATTCTGGAGGTAGATAAGCCAGTGAGAATAAAGCCAATCAGAGAGAGTTTCTTGTTCTTCACATAGTCAATGCAATACACAATTCCAATAAATCCATTCCCTATAGTCCCCAGTATTGATTCACTGATTGCTGCAAAAAGCAGAAGGCTTTCTCCTATACTGAGCATATGTGCTGAATCCTTTGTTAGGTTACCTGCAGCAGGGTGAAGCAGATATTCCTGCTTGATAGAagagttatttttcttcttttttgttaaa
Proteins encoded in this region:
- the LOC101552817 gene encoding LOW QUALITY PROTEIN: taste receptor type 2 member 10 (The sequence of the model RefSeq protein was modified relative to this genomic sequence to represent the inferred CDS: inserted 2 bases in 2 codons), with translation MLSIGESLLLFAAISESILGTIGNGFIGIVYCIDYVKNKKLSLIGFILTGLSTSRICLTWLIITDGLMKIFSPDIYILSGSIDCVSYLWVIFNQSSILFATSLGIFYFLKIAHFSHHIFLWLKGRINRVLPLLMGFLLISWLLIFPQIVKILNNKSTENKNITSYLSKSLREFVIHQVLFNLGSILFFTLTLMTGVLLMISLWRHRRQMQANFTGSRDPSTAAHMRAMKIVLSFIILFVLYFIGIAIEISCPTIPQNKLLFIFGMTTAAVYPCGHAFILILGNRQLKQVSWRLLQQLTCQEERNPVISVSLNDDSWYHFKFHHERNKVWKFKVSKIPNXFEHIILSMGAVVPFSLCPISFLFLRFPMLLLMMYAVFLVVTSSFLIPQGKLVXMLGGIVTVIFPSIHSFILIKGNNKLKMAF